One Psychrobacillus glaciei genomic region harbors:
- a CDS encoding YpmA family protein, producing the protein MENKIEVLSTVTVNYQNDLYKIVDQLNRTLKEQDLMFGLALDKQQKEKAVFTIYRT; encoded by the coding sequence ATGGAAAATAAAATTGAAGTGCTATCAACGGTTACAGTCAATTACCAAAATGACTTATACAAAATAGTTGATCAATTAAATCGAACATTAAAAGAGCAAGATTTAATGTTCGGATTAGCGCTAGATAAGCAACAAAAAGAAAAAGCTGTATTTACTATTTATAGGACTTAA
- a CDS encoding cell wall elongation regulator TseB-like domain-containing protein — protein sequence MALKRWILFIVTFLIGLTLILSLLIYFQAKAPFKAASDDAETYVLHNNLLSQINDSYVYNSNISYHTVIGKTAKGEAKAFFIPEKKTDDPLMEVNFKDGITKEQAMELANKDEKISKLLHVKLGVEEVGPVWEISFINKDNKLSYVYLLFDNGDWWKRISNL from the coding sequence ATGGCTTTAAAACGATGGATTCTGTTTATTGTTACTTTTTTGATTGGTCTTACGCTTATTCTTAGCCTACTTATTTACTTTCAAGCAAAAGCGCCATTTAAAGCTGCTAGTGATGATGCCGAAACATATGTATTACATAATAATTTGTTATCCCAAATCAATGATTCGTATGTTTATAATAGCAATATTTCTTACCACACAGTCATTGGTAAGACCGCTAAAGGGGAAGCAAAAGCTTTTTTTATTCCTGAAAAGAAAACAGATGATCCGTTAATGGAAGTTAATTTCAAAGACGGAATAACAAAAGAACAGGCAATGGAATTAGCAAATAAGGATGAAAAAATCAGTAAATTATTACATGTAAAACTTGGAGTAGAAGAAGTAGGACCAGTATGGGAAATTTCGTTCATTAACAAAGATAATAAACTAAGTTATGTATACTTATTATTTGATAACGGAGACTGGTGGAAACGAATATCTAATTTATAA
- the asnS gene encoding asparagine--tRNA ligase — protein sequence MKKIMIKDMAKHVGETVKLGAWLANKRSSGKIAFLQLRDGSGFVQGVVVKEEVGEEIFQTAKGLTQETSMYVMGEIIKDERSSFGYELQIKEIEVIHAAVDFPITPKEHGTEFLMDNRHLWLRSRKQHAIMKIRNEIIRATYEFFNDNGFVKMDPPILTGSSPEGTSELFHTKYFDEDAYLSQSGQLYMEASAMALGKVFSFGPTFRAEKSKTRRHLIEFWMIEPEMAFVEFEENLEVQEQYVEFIAQAVLKNCTLELERLGRDVSKLENIKAPFPRISYDDAIKFLHEKGFDDIKWGDDFGSPHETAIAESYDKPVFITHYPIGIKPFYMQPHPDRDDVVLCADLIAPEGYGEIIGGSERIHDYELLKQRLAEHGLDESAYAWYLELRKQGSVPHSGFGLGLERTVAWLSGAEHVRESIPFPRLLNRLYP from the coding sequence ATGAAAAAAATTATGATTAAAGATATGGCAAAACATGTGGGCGAAACAGTGAAACTTGGTGCATGGCTTGCTAACAAGCGTTCAAGTGGTAAAATTGCATTTTTACAATTACGTGATGGATCTGGATTTGTACAAGGTGTTGTAGTAAAAGAAGAAGTTGGAGAAGAAATTTTCCAAACTGCTAAAGGGTTAACACAAGAAACATCTATGTATGTAATGGGTGAGATTATAAAGGATGAGCGTTCTTCATTTGGATATGAATTACAAATTAAAGAAATTGAAGTGATTCATGCAGCAGTGGACTTTCCAATCACACCTAAAGAACATGGTACAGAATTTTTAATGGATAATCGTCATCTATGGTTACGTTCAAGAAAACAACATGCCATTATGAAAATTCGTAATGAAATAATTCGAGCTACATATGAGTTTTTTAATGATAATGGGTTTGTTAAAATGGACCCACCAATTTTAACAGGGTCATCTCCGGAAGGTACTTCTGAACTATTTCATACTAAATATTTTGATGAGGACGCATACCTTTCTCAATCAGGTCAATTGTATATGGAAGCTTCTGCGATGGCTCTTGGAAAAGTTTTTTCATTCGGTCCTACATTCCGTGCAGAAAAGTCAAAAACACGTCGTCATTTAATCGAATTCTGGATGATCGAACCAGAGATGGCATTCGTTGAATTTGAAGAAAATCTAGAAGTTCAAGAGCAATATGTAGAATTTATTGCACAAGCAGTATTGAAAAACTGTACATTGGAATTAGAACGGTTAGGTAGAGATGTGTCAAAACTTGAAAATATTAAAGCGCCATTTCCACGTATTTCATACGATGATGCCATCAAGTTTCTTCATGAAAAAGGCTTTGATGATATCAAATGGGGAGACGATTTTGGTTCACCACATGAAACTGCGATTGCAGAAAGTTATGACAAGCCAGTTTTCATTACGCATTATCCGATAGGTATTAAGCCATTCTATATGCAACCACATCCAGACAGAGATGACGTAGTTTTATGTGCAGACTTAATTGCTCCAGAAGGATATGGTGAAATCATTGGTGGTTCAGAACGTATCCATGACTATGAATTATTAAAACAACGCCTTGCAGAACACGGTTTAGATGAATCCGCATATGCTTGGTATTTAGAGCTTCGCAAACAAGGATCAGTACCACATTCAGGATTTGGACTTGGATTAGAGAGAACAGTTGCATGGCTAAGCGGAGCGGAACATGTTCGTGAGTCCATTCCTTTCCCTCGTTTATTAAACAGATTATATCCATAA
- a CDS encoding DnaD domain-containing protein has translation MQKRDRLRIWTEQGNVTISQLFFNYYKMIDVKDEEAILLLHLIAFGEAGNHFPTPQNLVERTHFDENKVTNILQRLVQKGFVQIEQQIDEEGIRYEYYNFQYLWNLLLNYAEQEENSAEDDVLKVEEGTIYKLFEQEFGRLLSPMEYETIGMWFDQDQHSPALIRLALKEAVLSQKLSLRYIDRILFEWKKKNIKTVEAAEKQSTNFRQQIPIQKQVEQAVSATKVSFYNWLEERE, from the coding sequence ATGCAAAAGCGAGATCGACTCCGTATTTGGACAGAGCAGGGGAATGTAACCATTTCCCAGCTTTTTTTTAACTATTATAAAATGATTGATGTAAAAGATGAAGAGGCTATTTTGCTTTTGCATTTAATCGCATTTGGAGAAGCAGGCAACCACTTTCCTACTCCGCAAAACTTAGTTGAACGTACGCATTTTGATGAAAATAAAGTAACGAACATTTTACAGCGCCTTGTGCAAAAAGGATTTGTTCAAATCGAACAGCAAATAGATGAAGAAGGTATACGATATGAATATTATAATTTTCAGTATTTGTGGAATCTACTTTTAAATTACGCGGAGCAAGAAGAGAATAGTGCAGAAGATGATGTATTGAAAGTAGAAGAAGGAACTATCTATAAATTATTTGAACAAGAATTTGGAAGGTTATTATCTCCAATGGAATATGAAACGATTGGCATGTGGTTTGATCAGGATCAACATTCTCCTGCATTAATCCGCCTAGCACTAAAAGAGGCAGTATTATCGCAAAAGCTTAGTTTACGCTACATCGATCGTATTTTGTTTGAATGGAAAAAGAAAAATATCAAAACTGTGGAAGCAGCGGAAAAACAGTCAACTAATTTTAGACAGCAAATCCCAATACAAAAACAAGTTGAACAAGCAGTAAGTGCAACAAAGGTATCCTTTTATAATTGGTTAGAAGAAAGAGAGTAG
- the nth gene encoding endonuclease III, producing MLTKAQWHYCLEEMERMFPDAHCELVHENPFELLIATLLSAQCTDVLVNKVTKSLFQKYRKPEDYLAVPIEELQNDIRSIGLYRNKAKNIQALSKQLIELYEGVVPANRDLLTTFPGVGRKTANVVVSVAFDIPAIAVDTHVERVSKRLGLCRWKDSVLQVEQILMKKTPIELWSKAHHQLIFFGRYHCKAQNPQCPQCPLLSICREGKKRMNKIV from the coding sequence TTGCTGACGAAAGCACAATGGCACTATTGTCTTGAAGAGATGGAGCGAATGTTCCCAGATGCTCATTGTGAGCTAGTTCATGAAAATCCATTCGAACTACTTATCGCTACATTATTATCTGCACAATGTACAGATGTCTTGGTGAATAAAGTAACGAAGAGTTTGTTTCAAAAGTATCGTAAACCAGAAGATTACTTAGCGGTTCCAATAGAAGAGTTACAGAACGATATTCGGTCGATTGGACTGTATCGAAATAAAGCCAAAAATATTCAAGCGCTAAGTAAACAATTGATTGAATTATATGAAGGAGTAGTCCCGGCAAATAGAGACTTACTTACAACTTTTCCTGGAGTAGGGCGCAAAACAGCGAACGTGGTAGTTTCAGTTGCTTTCGATATACCTGCAATTGCTGTAGATACTCATGTAGAACGTGTGTCCAAGCGTTTAGGTCTTTGCAGATGGAAAGATTCCGTACTCCAAGTGGAACAAATATTGATGAAAAAAACTCCGATTGAATTATGGTCCAAAGCTCATCACCAACTAATTTTCTTTGGTCGTTACCATTGCAAAGCACAAAATCCACAATGCCCGCAATGTCCTTTATTGTCCATTTGCCGGGAAGGGAAAAAAAGGATGAATAAAATTGTCTAA
- a CDS encoding YpoC family protein produces MSKPNSVEYQRYFAEWIQLKGHLVLSFKVKNDARNELMEQGINLLTVIIDNATGITPINFSDRITFIKQNKNNYTAFRQLDELFKEMKKKIAVMLILKK; encoded by the coding sequence TTGTCTAAGCCCAACTCGGTCGAGTATCAGCGTTATTTTGCTGAGTGGATTCAGCTAAAGGGGCATTTGGTTTTATCGTTCAAAGTAAAAAATGATGCAAGAAACGAACTTATGGAACAAGGCATAAATCTCTTAACAGTAATTATTGACAATGCAACAGGAATTACTCCTATTAATTTTTCGGATCGAATTACATTTATTAAGCAAAACAAAAATAATTATACTGCATTTCGTCAGTTGGATGAATTATTTAAAGAAATGAAGAAGAAAATCGCAGTTATGCTAATACTCAAAAAATAG
- a CDS encoding penicillin-binding protein 1A, whose translation MSEQKRTREQRRKELQQKKHTKKPLKLWFKRIIITVCILGVLGLVGGGSLFAYYASTAPELDETSLKDPISPKLLDANGDLFATVGSENREYVPYDEIPQQMEDAIIATEDSRFYQHMGVDFLRLGKAVLANVTGGFGAQGASTLTQQVIKNSFLTNEKTLKRKAQEAYLAIQLERKYDKEEIFEMYFNKVLMSGRIYGFGTAAEYFYGKELKDLTLDQFAVLAGMPQSPNNYNPFKNPELAQKRRNVVLHLMNLHGKITEEDMKKAQAVPIEVSLLPEDQRVAKRNSKYDAFIDIVLDELEKNGDGDSIADGITIYTTLQPNAQKQVEASLNSDIFPNKEIQSAIAVIDTKTGAIAAVGGGRNYGADRGFNYAQDMKLRSPGSTIKPLLDYGPAIEFLKWSTGQTIVDDQITYTGTEQVVRNFDGKYKGAMTMREALYNSRNVPAVKTLKEVGTKNAKEFINRFNIDIGNVTESSAIGGTSKSMSPIQMAGAYAAFGNNGIHTEPYSINKIVYRDGKTEKDYRPEQKPVMKDSTAYMVTDILRDVLTKGTATKAAISGLDIAGKSGTSNYDSNQIKQWNLPSSAFPDVWFAGYTTDYSIAIWAGYPQLKTPMTTNEERYLPQHIFKEVMTNISRGKNTERFKKPNSVVEATIEKGTNPLKLASEFTPDDLKQTELFVKGTEPTSVSDKYEKLELNAPTNLNVEYDKESSSATLSWDFDKPKDKEVNVKYEVSVAINNGASQVLQTTDQMGLVIQSLIPGSSYVFTVTAISDDVRSEPASTSLTLEAAVEEEPVITPPEEPIIDENDDNSNNNNNNNNNGNENNNGNGNGNNGNNGNNGNNGNGNSNGNSNNNNGNGNNSGGDQSGTNPDDTNNPDGTTGSGENSSSNP comes from the coding sequence ATGAGTGAGCAAAAAAGAACTCGTGAACAACGAAGAAAAGAATTACAACAAAAAAAACACACAAAAAAACCCTTAAAACTATGGTTTAAACGTATTATCATTACCGTTTGCATTTTAGGTGTTCTTGGACTTGTTGGAGGAGGTTCCCTTTTCGCTTATTATGCAAGCACTGCACCAGAATTGGACGAAACTTCCTTAAAAGATCCTATTAGTCCAAAACTTTTGGATGCAAATGGGGACTTATTCGCAACTGTTGGTTCCGAGAATCGAGAGTATGTACCTTATGATGAAATACCGCAACAAATGGAAGATGCTATTATCGCTACGGAGGATTCCCGGTTTTATCAACATATGGGTGTCGATTTCTTGCGTTTAGGAAAAGCAGTACTAGCAAATGTGACGGGTGGCTTCGGTGCTCAAGGTGCAAGTACACTTACACAACAAGTGATTAAAAACTCTTTCTTAACAAATGAAAAGACATTAAAACGGAAAGCACAAGAAGCATATCTTGCTATCCAACTTGAACGGAAGTATGACAAAGAAGAAATCTTTGAAATGTATTTCAACAAAGTATTAATGTCGGGAAGAATTTATGGTTTTGGAACTGCTGCAGAGTATTTCTACGGAAAAGAACTAAAGGATTTAACATTGGATCAATTTGCAGTACTTGCGGGTATGCCACAAAGTCCAAATAATTATAATCCTTTTAAAAATCCTGAACTTGCTCAAAAACGCAGAAATGTCGTTCTTCATTTGATGAACTTACACGGCAAAATTACAGAAGAAGATATGAAAAAAGCACAAGCGGTTCCTATTGAAGTCTCTTTACTTCCTGAAGATCAACGCGTTGCAAAGAGGAATTCGAAGTATGATGCCTTTATTGATATTGTATTAGATGAATTAGAAAAAAATGGAGACGGCGATTCTATTGCAGATGGCATTACAATTTATACTACACTTCAACCAAATGCTCAAAAGCAAGTGGAAGCTAGTCTTAACTCAGATATATTCCCGAATAAAGAAATTCAATCAGCCATCGCAGTTATTGATACGAAAACTGGAGCAATCGCTGCAGTTGGTGGTGGACGAAATTATGGGGCAGATCGAGGATTTAACTATGCACAAGATATGAAACTTAGATCTCCTGGTTCCACTATCAAGCCATTATTGGATTATGGTCCTGCAATTGAGTTTTTAAAATGGTCAACCGGACAAACAATTGTGGATGATCAAATAACATATACCGGTACGGAACAAGTAGTTAGAAACTTTGATGGAAAATACAAAGGTGCTATGACCATGCGGGAAGCACTTTATAACTCTCGAAATGTACCTGCTGTGAAAACATTAAAAGAAGTAGGAACAAAGAATGCCAAAGAATTTATTAATCGATTTAATATCGATATTGGTAATGTAACGGAAAGTAGTGCAATTGGTGGAACCTCGAAGTCGATGTCACCAATTCAGATGGCAGGAGCATACGCAGCATTTGGTAATAACGGCATTCATACAGAACCCTACTCGATCAATAAAATTGTATACCGTGACGGAAAGACAGAAAAAGATTATCGACCTGAGCAAAAACCTGTCATGAAAGATTCTACAGCTTATATGGTCACAGATATTCTACGAGATGTTTTAACAAAAGGAACTGCAACAAAAGCAGCGATCAGTGGATTAGATATTGCAGGTAAGTCTGGTACTTCCAACTATGACTCAAATCAAATAAAACAATGGAACTTGCCAAGCAGTGCATTCCCGGATGTTTGGTTCGCAGGGTATACGACAGACTACTCTATAGCTATATGGGCCGGTTATCCCCAATTAAAAACACCGATGACCACAAATGAGGAACGTTATTTACCACAACATATTTTTAAAGAAGTAATGACTAATATTTCAAGAGGAAAAAATACGGAGCGCTTCAAGAAACCTAATTCTGTAGTGGAAGCAACCATTGAAAAAGGTACTAACCCACTTAAATTAGCAAGTGAGTTCACACCAGATGATCTAAAGCAAACGGAATTATTCGTCAAAGGTACGGAACCAACTTCTGTATCAGATAAATACGAAAAACTTGAATTAAATGCACCGACTAATTTAAATGTAGAGTATGATAAAGAATCATCATCAGCAACATTATCATGGGATTTTGATAAACCAAAAGATAAAGAAGTTAATGTTAAATACGAAGTATCCGTAGCAATTAACAATGGCGCTAGTCAAGTACTTCAAACAACTGATCAAATGGGCTTAGTTATCCAAAGTTTAATTCCAGGAAGTTCGTATGTATTCACAGTTACCGCCATTTCAGATGATGTCCGAAGTGAACCTGCTTCCACTTCACTGACTCTAGAGGCAGCAGTCGAAGAAGAACCTGTAATAACGCCACCCGAAGAACCAATTATAGATGAAAACGATGACAACTCGAATAATAATAATAATAATAATAATAATGGCAATGAAAACAATAATGGAAATGGTAATGGGAACAACGGGAATAACGGAAACAACGGGAATAATGGTAATGGAAATAGTAATGGGAACAGTAATAACAACAATGGTAATGGAAATAATTCAGGCGGAGATCAATCTGGAACTAACCCTGATGATACTAATAATCCGGATGGCACAACTGGTTCAGGAGAAAATTCCAGTTCAAACCCATAA
- the recU gene encoding Holliday junction resolvase RecU: MAIHYPNGKAYAPKKELLKISKKDYSFSNRGKTLEDELNEANEYYLSNDIAVIYKKPIPIQVVKVDYPSRSGAVIKEAYYRTPSTTDFNGVYQGKYIDFEAKETENRTAFPLKNVHLHQMEHMNRVLKQNGVCFLLVRFSAFDRYFYLPFAQLQLFWERMQTGGRKSIALTEFEEQAIEITPKYAPRIDYLKIVNNLNA, translated from the coding sequence TTGGCTATTCATTATCCAAACGGAAAAGCGTACGCGCCAAAAAAAGAACTGTTAAAAATAAGTAAAAAAGATTATTCCTTTAGTAATAGGGGTAAAACTTTAGAAGATGAGCTAAACGAAGCGAACGAATATTACCTATCAAATGATATTGCTGTTATATACAAAAAACCGATACCAATACAAGTCGTTAAAGTAGACTATCCAAGTAGAAGTGGGGCTGTTATTAAAGAAGCATACTATCGTACACCATCTACAACTGATTTTAATGGTGTGTACCAAGGTAAATATATTGACTTTGAAGCAAAAGAAACGGAAAATAGAACAGCATTTCCATTAAAAAATGTTCATCTCCATCAAATGGAACATATGAACAGAGTATTGAAACAAAACGGTGTTTGCTTTTTACTCGTTCGTTTTTCCGCATTTGATCGTTATTTTTATTTACCATTTGCGCAATTACAATTGTTTTGGGAAAGAATGCAAACAGGAGGTAGAAAATCTATTGCATTAACTGAATTTGAAGAACAAGCGATAGAAATTACCCCAAAATATGCGCCAAGAATTGATTATCTTAAAATAGTTAATAACTTGAACGCATAA